In Arachis hypogaea cultivar Tifrunner chromosome 2, arahy.Tifrunner.gnm2.J5K5, whole genome shotgun sequence, a genomic segment contains:
- the LOC112754566 gene encoding disease resistance protein RML1B produces the protein MAVNYTKGNPLALKVLGSFLHSRSIKEWESALKKLRVHPNVDIYNVLKLSYDGLDDSEKNIFLDIAFFFRGEYMDNVIRFLDSCNFFGDIGISTLERKALITIVGDTIEMHDLIQQMGWEVVRRESNKDSGKLTRINKAEDFCNLLKNSEEKSLVEGIMIDLSQIGDLHLNADTFKNMPRLRFLKFYDPWDRRQSKVHVPTTLDPFPAKLSYLEWNSCPLNSLPLRFCAEKLVELRMTNSQISKLWDGAQDFVNLTKLDLSGCIKLVELPDFSKATKLKSLNLWDCENLCQLHPSILSIQTLEELQLYGCEKLKSVKGNTYLKSLKRLEVRLCLSLEEFSVSSEKLTTSYFSFSRIKSLPYEFYCSTYLVSLCLWHCRELIELPYHMKTLSSLLSLDVSGCCSLRSIPELPPSIEVLLANGCTSLERIFSLKAAFSLNRRQISFENCVKLEEESLNDIMEDAHLTILKNVLYWLTGQYQMINYYEYRRMDGRICYPGYKVPKWFGCQTTEASITIELDQPYYHLLGFIFCCAVSQNLPPPFFNKWVTLTIRCEYGHFGDDVKHTFQIIRPNFVPERRRNSEDHVFIWTYQFPDEDMLTEIEMCDDDDSTSNQKMSFRFSVDRSDEYGKRVEERKKLVFIKGCGILPMYASTVVDVIQKLELEFKLQLNPHRHNSITRQSIDALKSKMIRKIKGKSHRLPKK, from the exons ATGGCAGTTAATTACACAAAGGGCAATCCATTAGCATTAAAAGTATTGGGATCCTTTCTACACTCAAGGAGCATAAAAGAATGGGAAAGTGCATTGAAAAAACTCAGGGTTCATCCCAATGTGGACATCTACAATGTCTTAAAATTGAGTTATGATGGATTAGATGATTCAGAAAAGAACATATTCCTTGACATTGCATTCTTTTTCAGAGGAGAATACATGGATAATGTTATAAGGTTTCTAGACTCGTGTAATTTCTTTGGCGACATTGGAATAAGCACTCTTGAGCGTAAAGCTCTTATAACTATTGTCGGCGATACAATAGAAATGCATGACTTGATACAACAAATGGGTTGGGAAGTCGTTCGCCGAGAATCAAATAAAGATTCTGGAAAGCTCACTCGAATAAATAAAGCTGAAGATTTCTGCAACTTATTGAAAAATAGTGAG GAAAAGAGTTTAGTAGAAGGCATTATGATAGACTTGTCCCAAATTGGAGATTTACACTTAAATGCCGACACCTTTAAAAATATGCCTCGTCTAAGATTTCTTAAGTTTTATGATCCTTGGGATCGAAGACAGTCCAAAGTCCATGTTCCCACAACCCTGGACCCGTTTCCGGCAAAACTCAGCTATTTGGAGTGGAATAGTTGTCCTCTGAATTCTCTACCATTAAGGTTTTGTGCAGAAAAACTTGTTGAGCTTAGGATGACTAACAGTCAAATTTCTAAACTCTGGGATGGAGCACAG GATTTTGTGAATTTGACAAAGCTTGACCTTAGTGGATGTATAAAGTTGGTAGAGCTCCCAGACTTCAGTAAAGCAACGAAGCTTAAAAGCTTAAACCTTTGGGATTGTGAAAATCTATGTCAACTTCATCCATCTATTTTATCCATCCAAACACTTGAGGAATTGCAGCTTTATGGTTGCGAAAAATTGAAGAGTGTCAAAGGCAACACATATTTGAAATCTCTTAAAAGACTCGAGGTTCGACTGTGCTTAAGCCTGGAGGAATTTTCGGTGTCATCAGAGAAACTGACGACTTCGTATTTCTCTTTTTCGAGAATTAAGAGTTTACCATATGAATTCTATTGCTCTACATATCTTGTGTCTCTTTGTCTTTGGCATTGCAGAGAGCTAATTGAGCTTCCATACCATATGAAAACCCTATCAAGCTTATTGAGTCTGGACGTAAGTGGTTGTTGTAGTCTTCGATCTATACCGGAGCTTCCACCATCTATTGAAGTGCTTCTTGCTAATGGGTGCACATCACTGGAAAGAATATTCAGTTTGAAGGCAGCATTTAGTTTGAACAGAAGACAGATCTCATTTGAAAATTGCGTGAAATTGGAAGAGGAGTCGCTGAATGATATTATGGAAGATGCCCATCTCACAATATTGAAAAATGTTTTGTATTGGTTAACAGGTCAATATCAGATGATAAATTATTATGAATATCGTAGAATGGATGGTCGTATTTGTTATCCAGGGTACAAAGTTCCAAAGTGGTTTGGATGTCAGACAACAGAAGCGTCCATAACAATTGAACTTGATCAACCTTACTACCACTTGTTGGGTTTCATCTTCTGTTGTGCTGTTTCTCAAAACTTACCTCCTCCTTTTTTTAATAAATGGGTTACTCTCACTATCAGGTGTGAATACGGCCACTTCGGAGATGATGTTAAGCACACATTTCAAATTATAAGGCCAAACTTTGTTCCTGAAAGACGACGGAACTCTGAAGATCACGTTTTTATTTGGACTTATCAATTTCCTGATGAAGACATGCTTACGGAAATTGAAATGTGTGATGATGATGACAGCACTAGCAACCAAAAGATGTCATTCAGATTCAGTGTTGATAGATCTGATGAATATgggaagagagtagaagaaaggaaaaaattggtttttatcaAAGGGTGTGGGATTTTGCCAATGTATGCCTCAACTGTCGTGGATGTCATTCAAAAACTTGAATTGGAGTTCAAGTTGCAGTTGAACCCTCATCGTCATAACTCCATCACAAGGCAGAGTATAGACGCACTGAAAAGCAAGATGATCCGGAAGATTAAAGGAAAATCACATCGACTCCcgaagaagtaa
- the LOC140177440 gene encoding disease resistance protein Roq1-like has product MESDEVRTVGIWGMGGIGKTTIARAIFDRYASRYEGCCFLQNVREESQKCGEHSLYEKLISELLEGEHLLVKGSAHARSMYVKRRLSRKKVLIVLDDVDALDKLDYLTKEPICLGAGSMVIVTTRDEQILLAKRSG; this is encoded by the coding sequence ATGGAGTCTGATGAAGTTCGAACTGTGGGAATTTGGGGCATGGGAGGCATAGGTAAAACAACAATTGCTAGAGCAATATTCGACAGATATGCCTCTCGATATGAAGGTTGCTGCTTTCTACAAAATGTAAGAGAAGAATCACAAAAGTGTGGTGAACACAGCTTATATGAGAAACTTATTTCTGAACTACTTGAGGGAGAACATCTCCTTGTGAAGGGATCAGCCCATGCAAGATCTATGTATGTCAAGAGAAGGTTGAGTCGGAAAAAGGTGCTCATAGTGCTTGATGATGTGGATGCATTAGACAAGTTAGATTATCTAACAAAAGAACCAATCTGTCTGGGAGCAGGTAGTATGGTCATTGTAACAACAAGAGACGAGCAAATTCTACTTGCTAAAAGGAGTGGATAA
- the LOC112754589 gene encoding uncharacterized protein, which translates to MALNSRKGNGSKATAEEASWYCALLLLSSTLLIMLTIFTDEHNSSTIITLRRPCEEIYVVGEGETLHTISDKCGDPYIVDNNPHIHDPDDVFPGLVIKITPSSSSQ; encoded by the coding sequence ATGGCTTTGAACTCCAGAAAGGGAAATGGGTCAAAAGCCACTGCTGAAGAAGCTTCATGGTACTGtgctcttctccttctttcttccacTCTCCTAATCATGCTAACTATCTTCACTGATGAACACAATAGCAGCACTATTATTACTCTCCGACGACCCTGCGAGGAGATCTATGTGGTCGGAGAAGGGGAGACACTTCACACGATAAGTGACAAGTGCGGTGACCCTTATATCGTTGACAACAACCCTCATATCCATGACCCTGATGATGTCTTCCCTGGCCTTGTCATCAAGAttacaccttcttcttcttctcaataa
- the LOC112754579 gene encoding toll/interleukin-1 receptor-like protein, translating to MSYSLFSSPSAFNVPLIKHDVFVSFRGTDIRTSFLSHLTADLNRNQIDFFVDDKKLYPGDEISSTLLRAIEQSYISLVIFSEHYASSRWCMEELVKIIECMEQYERIVIPVFYNVDPSHVRYQKGTFGEVFDVHKERYEEEIMQNWKSVLKKTANLSGIHYPSKYR from the coding sequence ATGTCATATTCTCTTTTCTCTAGTCCATCTGCTTTCAATGTTCCTCTAATCAAACATGATGTCTTTGTCAGTTTTCGAGGAACAGACATTCGCACTTCTTTTCTTAGTCATTTGACAGCAGACTTGAACCGTAATCAAATTGATTTCTTTGTTGACGATAAAAAGCTTTATCCCGGAGATGAGATTTCATCCACCCTCCTTCGAGCTATTGAGCAATCATACATTTCATTGGTTATCTTCTCTGAACACTATGCTTCTTCAAGATGGTGTATGGAAGAGCTTGTGAAGATTATTGAATGCATGGAACAGTATGAAAGGATTGTGATACCTGTTTTTTATAATGTTGATCCTTCTCATGTAAGATATCAAAAAGGAACTTTTGGAGAAGTTTTTGATGTCCACAAAGAGAGATATGAAGAGGAAATTATGCAGAATTGGAAATCTGTTCTCAAGAAGACGGCAAATTTATCTGGAATTCATTATCCATCGAAATATCGGTAA